From the genome of Neodiprion pinetum isolate iyNeoPine1 chromosome 3, iyNeoPine1.2, whole genome shotgun sequence, one region includes:
- the LOC124213768 gene encoding fatty acid synthase-like isoform X1: MSEKNTHVTCGEGLAFPKPGDEVVISGIAGRFPESDNLTIFRENLLNKVDLITDDDRRWKSDNPDIPQRTGKVNNIEQFDAEFFEVHFKEAHTMDPAARMILEHTYEAIIDAGVNPGQLRGTNTGVFVGACYSESEKSWLYTDLQANGLGIPGCCRAMMANRISHWLGCTGPSYTVDTACSSSLFAMDHAYRAIRTGECQDAIVVGCHLCLHPHLSQQFFLLGVLSADGRCKSFDNEGNGYCRSEAVCTIYLQKSKDARRIYAHVVYTKTNCDGYKEEGITFPSSRMQRVLLEQFYEECKISPSNLAFLEAHGTGTKVGDPAEVNAIEKVFCPGRTTPLQIGSIKSNVGHSEPASGLCSVAKVILAMESGIIPPNINYNRPREEIEALMTGRIQVITEPTPWKGGYVGINSFGFGGGNAHVLLKSNPKEKVNNGAPNDDMPRLVVVSGRTEKAVTTLLNDLESRSVDVEYIGLFHNIHAEKISGHLYRGHTILPARGIAQNNMRDVRYYSGEKSPIWFVFSGMGCEWVGIGESWMKIPVFAAAIRKCDATLKPHGVDIMRILTNKDPKTFDNIINSRVGTAAIQIGLLDVLSSIGVIPDHLTSHLAGELGCAYADGCLTAEQTILAAYFGGLVLAESGAVCQSLAVVKLNAIKLRNICPPDVHIDCSNGSKNSIISGPNDSVTKFIAKLRADNICVRGEARSSTIYQTSEVEAVRRKLLAHLRKIIPDPKPRSQKWLINTIAQSNPKDSSNCLFSAEFYTSNLFTRTSIEGISHILPKNAVTIDIAPHNLLQAALLGSSSDKLTHIALTNRENVDNVDVLLDAIGKMYEIGLSPKLSELYPDVQYPVSRGTPMISPLIRWQHSEDWYVVRLQKQDRLKTGNRIIDVNLADEEFEWMSGHVIDGRNLVPATGYLALIWQTVAMMQGDQYMKVSVVFENVRFHRATTIPKDSAIRLQLMIHKGSGRFEVSEGDTSVVTGFIRVVSNPHQECVKTDVLVMKEEKFHLTSRDIYKELRLRGYQYSGMCRSLTGASLKENRGRIAWHKNWAAFMDNMLQMQILSIDTRGLVVPTGIQKLVIDTKMHIQHLNSMPEDNKEFTVEAYKDLDIIVSGGIEIRGLRASAIARRRPAADPVVEKHAFVAHRDRAKTEMEVITCIATQIALENHFGIKIKTVELIDDVYNVSAENLISPLIQKVLNNLPLLQADLNVFAPLHKFSDDALTSDIKISCPKKLSTELNAALIVTHGLLSGRSPKMLKQIHTAMRDGSFMLARESLDSNIGVIRNTVHEHFHVILEKCTSSKLMILLRKKEQRTGFTTVVRVSSDEFTWLEKLQAALKVENKRAGRTSERILLVSEGDLQSGLMGLVNCLRREPGGKIIQGLLIQDLEAPEFSLENSFYSEQLDLGLALNVLRPGELWGSYRFFPMEPLISKPVYHASLSQTTRGDLRSVQWIEGMIQPSNQNTDIVQVHYSSINFRDVMLLTGKLAPEVLTSERMLQDHVYGLEFSGRDINGRAVMGLTEAGAFANLCVCDKDLLWPIPDNWSLEDAATVPVVYATAYHALMLSGKMEKTDKVLIHAGSGGVGQAAIALALHKGCEVFTTVGTPRKREFIKNQFPQIDDEHIGNSRDTSFEQLVLRKTQGQGVDIVLNSLAEEKLQASVRCLATGGRFLEIGKFDLAANNPLGMEAFLKGISFHGILLDNLFNGCPDEKKIIWAMLTEGMKDGAVKPLVRTVFPMNQVETALRYMAGGKHIGKVIIKIRDQDEGSQSLLPLALPRYYCSDDGSYLILGGLGGFGLELADWLVLRGAKKLVFTSRKGVSSGYQRMRINLWQKYGVKVVILVGKDASTHEGCEAILKEAASLGPVHAIFNLAVVLKDALYENQTVESFEESFRVKAWATRQMDQLSRTLCPQLRQFVVFSSVSCGRGNAGQTNYGMANSIMERICENRVAEKLPGLAVQWGAVGDVGLVAEMQEDNKEIIISGTLQQRILSCLQELDGFLNQDSPVVSSMVVAEKKSGGAKADILATVVEIMGLKDLKTVSLQTPLAELGMDSMMAVEIKQTLEREFEVFLNAADIRGLNFAKLQEMSLKKVKGSEEDKGSESKTDEILTGMQILIQNLGTVELNRNVCVPLVTNGKEGEEVFIIPGIEGTYPVLQSLAVKLKSRTTCLQLGLNSSNLTSIESLADYLMPHFQARYKGSHNFVIAGYSFGTLVAIELARRLESEGLSGRLVLIDGSPDHMKALCNQHLILDNEAELQSILLLELMDAISPSIRAKLAVDLQKCITWEEKLTAFTNNVPADKNLKFTVEEQQAMCSSFYNRIKAILNYNFSVLPCLNIPITLIRPQIQSVRTISEDYGLGSITCKKVEVCYAAGDHVTMLNDDICAHAIDVNCFKDNAICESNEALQ; the protein is encoded by the exons GCGTACTTTCCGCCGATGGCAGGTGCAAGTCATTCGATAATGAGGGAAACGGCTACTGTCGTAGTGAAGCGGTATGTACAATTTATCTTCAGAAATCGAAGGACGCAAGACGAATTTATGCACATGTTGTttatacaaaaacaaattgtGACGGTTACAAGGAAGAAGGAATTACTTTTCCGTCAAGCAGAATGCAGCGTGTTCTTCTCGAACAATTTTATGAAGAATGCAAGATTTCACCATCCAATTTGGCTTTCTTAGAAGCGCACGGTACTGGAACCAAAGTAGGAGACCCTGCCGAAGTAAACGCTATTGAGAAGGTATTCTGCCCTGGACGGACCACTCCACTTCAAATTGGTTCTATCAAGTCTAATGTGGGGCACTCCGAACCAGCAAGTGGCCTTTGTTCTGTCGCCAAG GTTATCCTTGCGATGGAGAGTGGAATCATCCCGccaaatataaattataatcgtCCCCGCGAAGAAATCGAAGCATTGATGACTGGTCGCATCCAAGTTATAACCGAACCGACGCCATGGAAGGGCGGTTACGTTGGTATAAACTCTTTTGGCTTTGGTGGTGGAAACGCACACGTTTTGCTGAAATCAAATCCGAAAGAGAAGGTCAATAATGGTGCACCCAATGACGACATGCCGAGACTCGTTGTTGTATCTGGACGGACGGAAAAAGCTGTTACAACTTTGTTGAATGAT CTTGAAAGCAGATCAGTGGATGTGGAATATATCGGTCTCTTTCACAACATACATGCCGAAAAGATTTCTGGTCATTTATACCGAGGTCATACTATACTGCCAGCCCGTGGCATAGCACAGAACAACATGCGAGATGTGCGATATTACTCTGGTGAAAAGTCACCGATATGGTTCGTGTTCTCTGGAATGGGATGTGAATGGGTTGGGATCG GTGAAAGTTGGATGAAAATTCCGGTATTTGCGGCGGCCATCCGAAAGTGTGACGCCACTCTCAAGCCTCATGGTGTTGATATTATGCGGATTTTGACCAACAAAGATCCAAAAACGtttgataatattattaactCGCGTGTTGGCACTGCAGCAATCCAG ATTGGTCTATTAGACGTACTGTCATCGATAGGAGTTATACCAGATCATCTTACTAGCCACCTAGCGGGAGAGTTAGGCTGTGCGTACGCTGATGGTTGTCTGACCGCGGAACAGACAATCTTAGCAGCATACTTTGGTGGTTTGGTCTTGGCAGAATCTGGAGCAGTTTGTCAAAGCCTGGCAGTTGTGAAACTGAATGCCATAAAACTGCGGAATATTTGTCCACCTGATGTACATATCGATTGCTCTAATGgttcaaaaaattctataatCAGTGGACCCAACGACTCGGTGACGAAATTCATTGCGAAATTACGG GCTGATAACATTTGTGTCAGAGGCGAAGCTCGCAGCAGCACGATATACCAAACTAGTGAAGTGGAAGCAGTGCGCCGAAAATTATTAGCTCATTTGAGAAAGATCATTCCGGACCCAAAACCTCGTAGCCAGAAATGGCTGATTAACACCATCGCACAGAGTAACCCGAAAGACAGTTCAAACTGCTTATTTTCGGCTGAGTTCTACACAAGCAATTTGTTTACTCGTACTTCGATTGAAGGAATATCCCATATCTTACCGAAGAATGCGGTAACCATTGACATAGCACCACATAATCTGCTTCAAGCCGCTTTACTTGGATCCTCAAGTGACAAATTGACGCATATCGCTTTAACGAACCGTGAAAATGTTGATAACGTTGACGTCTTACTTGATGCTATTGGAAAAATGTACGAAATTGGATTATCTCCCAAATTGAGTGAATTATATCCCGATGTTCAATATCCAGTTAGTCGAGGAACTCCCATGATTTCTCCACTGATACGTTGGCAACACTCGGAAGACTGGTACGTAGTTCGTTTGCAGAAACAAGACAGACTCAAAACTGGGAACAGAATTATTGACGTCAACCTGGCTGATGAGGAGTTTGAGTGGATGTCAGGACACGTTATCGATGGAAGAAACTTGGTTCCTGCAACTGGCTACCTAGCACTAATTTGGCAAACTGTGGCAATGATGCAAGGAGATCAGTATATGAAAGTCTCGGTAGTTTTTGAAAACGTAAGATTTCACCGAGCTACTACAATCCCAAAAGATAGTGCCATTAGGCTGCAACTGATGATTCACAAAG GGTCAGGCAGATTTGAAGTTTCCGAAGGTGATACCAGTGTTGTGACTGGCTTTATTCGAGTAGTTTCAAACCCACATCAAGAATGCGTCAAAACTGATGTTCTTGTGATGAAAGAGGAAAAGTTTCATCTAACTAGTAGAGATATCTACAAGGAGTTGCGCCTCAGAGGCTATCAGTATTCAGGAATGTGTCGGAGTCTCACTGGAGCATCCTTAAAAGAAAACAGGGGTCGGATAGCCTGGCACAAGAACTGGGCAGCTTTTATGGACAACATGCTCCAAATGCAAATCCTTTCAATTGACACCCGAGGACTAGTCGTTCCTACGGGTATTCAAAAACTAGTAATAGACACAAAGATGCATATACAacatctgaattcaatgcctGAAGACAACAAAG AATTCACAGTAGAGGCTTACAAAGATTTGGACATCATTGTATCTGGTGGAATAGAAATACGAGGACTAAGGGCCAGTGCCATAGCTCGCAGAAGGCCAGCCGCAGATCCTGTTGTCGAAAAACATGCGTTTGTAGCGCATCGCGACCGAGCTAAGACGGAAATGGAAGTGATTACTTGCATCGCTACACAGATAGCTCTTGAAAACCATTTTGgtatcaaaataaaaacagtcgAACTGATAGATGACGTTTATAACGTATCtgctgaaaatttgatatcgcCTTTGATacaaaaagttttaaataaCTTACCTTTACTTCAAGCGGACTTGAACGTCTTCGCACCACTGCACAAGTTTTCTGATGATGCCTTAACTTCGGATATCAAAATTTCTTGCCCAAAAAAATTGTCCACTGAACTAAATGCTGCTCTCATTGTCACCCACGGACTTCTTTCAGGTAGAAGTCCAAAAATGCTGAAACAAATTCATACAGCAATGAGAGATGGAAGCTTTATGCTGGCTAGAGAGTCGCTAGACAGTAATATTGGCGTTATTCGAAATACGGTGCATGAACACTTCCACGTCATTCTAGAGAAATGTACATCAAGTAAACTGATGATTTTACTTCGTAAAAAAGAACAGCGGACAGGATTCACTACCGTTGTCAGAGTCAGCAGTGATGAATTCACCTGGCTTGAAAAGCTACAGGCTGCGTTGAAGGTAGAAAACAAAAGGGCTGGTCGTACCTCTGAACGAATACTACTTGTCAGCGAGGGAGATTTGCAGAGTGGACTTATGGGATTAGTCAATTGTTTGCGAAGAGAACCAGGTGGTAAAATCATTCAAGGTTTGTTAATTCAAGACTTGGAAGCTCCGGAATTCTCTCTAGAAAATTCATTCTATTCCGAACAATTGGATTTGGGTTTAGCCCTGAATGTTCTGCGCCCTGGGGAACTGTGGGGGTCTTATCGGTTTTTCCCCATGGAACCGTTGATATCAAAACCCGTCTATCACGCCAGCCTCAGCCAGACTACGCGTGGCGATTTACGCTCAGTCCAATGGATCGAAGGTATGATTCAGCCCAGTAACCAAAACACGGACATCGTCCAAGTGCATTATTCGTCGATAAACTTTCGCGATGTTATGCTACTCACTGGGAAACTAGCACCTGAGGTTCTCACTAGCGAAAGGATGTTACAAGACCACGTATATGGATTGGAATTTTCCGGAAGAGATATAAACGGTCGCGCCGTTATGGGATTGACTGAAGCTGGAGCTTTCGCAAATCTGTGTGTGTGCGACAAAGACCTTCTTTGGCCCATTCCAGATAACTGGAGTTTGGAAGATGCAGCTACGGTTCCAGTTGTTTATGCAACAGCCTACCATGCGCTCATGTTAAGCGGTAAGATGGAAAAGACGGATAAGGTGTTGATACACGCCGGAAGTGGTGGGGTCGGACAGGCAGCCATAGCGCTGGCACTTCACAAGGGCTGTGAAGTTTTCACAACTGTCGGTACGCCAAGAAAACGAGAATTTATCAAAAACCAGTTCCCGCAAATCGATGACGAACATATTGGGAATTCACGAGACACAAGTTTCGAGCAATTGGTTTTGCGGAAAACGCAAGGACAAGGAGTGGATATCGTACTAAATTCTTTAGCAGAGGAAAAGTTACAAGCGTCCGTTCGTTGTTTAGCAACAGGCGGAAGATTTCTGGAAATCGGAAAATTTGATCTTGCGGCCAACAATCCTCTTGGCATGGAAGCTTTTCTAAAGGGTATTAGTTTTCATGGAATCCTCTtggataatttatttaatggTTGTCCCGATGAGAAAAAGATAATATGGGCCATGCTGACTGAGGGCATGAAGGATGGCGCTGTAAAACCACTCGTCCGGACCGTGTTTCCAATGAACCAGGTTGAGACAGCGCTTAGATATATGGCAGGCGGAAAACATATTGGCAAG GTGATAATCAAAATTCGTGACCAAGACGAAGGATCTCAGTCTCTTCTACCTCTGGCTCTTCCTCGTTACTACTGCTCGGATGATGGCAGTTATCTGATTCTTGGTGGTCTGGGTGGTTTCGGCCTTGAGCTAGCCGATTGGCTCGTACTTCGTGGAGCAAAGAAACTCGTCTTCACATCTCGAAAAGGAGTCAGTTCTGGATATCAACGTATGAGAATTAACCTTTGGCAAAAGTACGGAGTAAAGGTCGTCATCTTAGTGGGAAAAGATGCCTCGACACACGAGGGATGCGAAGCTATTTTGAAAGAAGCAGCGTCACTTGGACCGGTTCACGCAATTTTCAACTTGGCTGTTGTACTTAAAGACGCCCTTTACGAAAATCAGACAGTGGAATCATTCGAAGAATCTTTCAGAGTCAAGGCTTGGGCTACAAGGCAGATGGATCAATTATCGAGAACTTTGTGCCCGCAACTCAGGCAATTCGTGGTATTTTCATCGGTATCTTGCGGCAGAGGTAATGCGGGTCAAACGAACTACGGAATGGCCAACTCCATTATGGAAAGAATATGCGAAAACCGAGTAGCAGAGAAGTTGCCTGGCTTGGCCGTACAATGGGGAGCCGTCGGTGATGTCGGACTCGTTGCTGAAATGCAGGAAGATAACAAGGAAATTATTATCAGCGGTACCCTGCAACAAAGAATATTGTCTTGTCTGCAAGAACTCGATGGTTTTTTGAATCAAGATTCTCCAGTAGTGTCGAGTATGGTAGTTGCTGAGAAAAAGTCTGGTGGCGCTAAGGCAGACATTCTTGCCACAGTCGTAGAAATAATGG gACTCAAAGACCTCAAAACAGTTAGTCTGCAAACACCGTTGGCTGAACTTGGGATGGATTCAATGATGGCAGTTGAAATTAAACAGACGTTAGAACGTGAATTTGAAGTATTTCTGAACGCGGCGGACATTCGTGGTctcaattttgcaaaattgcaGGAAATGTCTTTGAAAAAGGTGAAGGGAAGCGAGGAAGATAAAGGGTCAGAGTCCAAAACCGATGAGATCTTGACAGGCATGCAAATACTTATCCAAAATCTGGGCACCGTTGAACTGAACAGAAATGTCTGTGTGCCACTAGTAACAAACggaaaagaaggagaagaagtcTTCATCATACCAGGAATTGAAGGAACGTACCCTGTACTACAATCGTTGGCtgttaaattaaaatcacGAACAACATGTTTGCAGCTCGGATTGAATTCTTCGAATTTGACGTCTATTGAGAGCTTGGCGGACTATTTAATGCCT CATTTTCAAGCAAGGTATAAGGGTAGCCACAACTTTGTGATCGCTGGATACTCTTTTGGAACATTAGTGGCCATTGAGCTTGCTAGACGTTTGGAGTCCGAAGGCCTCAGCGGTCGTCTCGTATTGATCGATGGTTCACCTGACCACATGAAGGCACTGTGTAATCAACACCTAATCTTAGATAATGAGGCGGAGTTACAATCTATTTTGTTACTGGAATTGATGGATGCGATCAGTCCATCCATTAGGGCAAAG CTAGCGGTAGATTTACAAAAGTGCATTACCTGGGAAGAAAAGTTGACAGCGTTCACAAATAATGTACCTgcggataaaaatttgaaattcacggTAGAAGAGCAACAGGCCATGTGCTCATCTTTCTACAATCGTATCAAAGCTATCTTGAATTACAACTTTTCAGTATTGCCATGCCTTAATATACCAATAACCTTAATCAGACCTCAGATTCAGTCCGTTCGTACAATATCCGAAGATTACGGGCTGGGATCG ATCACTTGCAAGAAAGTTGAAGTATGCTATGCGGCTGGTGACCATGTCACGATGTTGAACGATGACATTTGTGCACACGCTATTGATGTAAATTGCTTCAAAGATAACGCCATATGCGAGTCAAATGAGGCTCTACAATAG